In Kryptolebias marmoratus isolate JLee-2015 linkage group LG20, ASM164957v2, whole genome shotgun sequence, a genomic segment contains:
- the rb1cc1 gene encoding RB1-inducible coiled-coil protein 1, producing MKLYVFQVNNGSTLTFDTDLAVQTVLELKHAIQAKYKIAVQHQVLVVNGGECMAADRRVCSYSAGTETNPIFLFNKEMILSDRDPTIPKTTFSIESEIQVKVEESLLMPAVFHTVASRTQLALEMFEVAKKLCSFCERLVHDEHLQHQGWAAIMANLDDCALSYQKLLMKFNVAYTNYQQDLEEIKVKLSKLGTSVSVMARIPLLECLTRHSYRESIEKSSSTPGKDSDETEEEKSTDSVLCATQIPMPSKSSASLSASGTAACEPDGDQETNEMTDSGGLRAALLDEDVPELASQSVFNVTLLDWINVQDRPNDVESVVRKCFDSINRLDPRIIQPFLTECRDTIAKLDNQNMKSIKGLEDRLYALDQMIASCKKLVNEQKELAQGFLANQKRAENLKDTSVLPDLCLSHTNQLMIMLNNHRKLLDIKKKCTTAKQELANNLQVRLKWCCYVMLHADQDGEKLQALLRLLTELIERVRVVEALSTVPQMYCLAVVEVVRRKMFMRHYRAWANALVKDGKQLYEAEKFKRESFGKLFRKSFLRNRLFKGLDSWPPTSFCTRRPRRFDDELPDISLDDLQYLKSCCPAEVQPFLMVPTMCDFEPLNHHVESLHQLVQAAQSVDEMSQTITDLLSEQRVSCSLRAQRLTSLTRQSESKPGTTSSVSSKTPPSLSLQGPSCQPLHVPIPAPLEDLSPDSIDAQTFDFETIGHPNMDPVLQQGSLDLDSLAESPESDFMSAVNEFVIEENLTSPNPISDPTSPEMMVESLYSSVINAIDNKRMQDTTTLQKENSRIVELQKAVEKYKYAAEESHSNLRSVKDDLYYLRGLVVKEQHDFGLALVSMSSEVRTTVDEICQTHGTELKEQHQCELLSVRQELEKQVHALTEENQVNQSIVRDVQRAMLELEGLMERKEKELTQLENEKERWAVKESDLTDQIKDLEQINSDRTEEVNMLSASKDSLASQLENLHFEIERSQQKIRQELEAAAQCHLQELEDRMNQEHKTEMDSLNKNNQVALENLAVENNAKLTEATDHHATAIKEKELQIKDLEARLTELAELRCKLEVEVAFKESETEEVRILFEEAKSQQAEAINTQIEAETKVLRDELADFKRQLQAKNEEYEVDLAELRSLMRIEKDHCISELVNRHEEEAALLHTKVSTLQQQAQDAERNHAEQQQNLKEELLQQVAALSGEKEKQLRSFQELELELRTLLNNLQAENDLLSKKLEHDKHAIQKDGDKEAAPDVVAQEAFKELEQQKEKLEKELLDRIKQLEKELQEKQSLKSDDGLSLHADGRADAGAPLSLDSALQERLQQERASLQTQLELLERKKNEEMQNLKTSLIAEQQTNFNTVLTREKMKKEQVIRELTEKFQDVTQQQEKDKALIETLSEDRASLMQEKKHLEEELNRLRSSTTLVSSTFFSPNPSAPDASEPGAAAAAAARALPVAEACSSGLLYETDRLASVAAIQDDEQVDSAVEASMVAVHDNMMSEEKQRIILLERTLHMKEEENKRLSQRLMSQSMSSVSSRHSDKIAIRDFQVGDLVLIILDERHDNYVLFTVGPTLYFLHSESLTALDLKPASGTSRRPWVLGKVMEKEYCQAKKAQNRFKVPLGTKFYRVKAVPWNRKV from the exons ATGAAGTTGTATGTGTTCCAGGTCAACAATGGCAGCACACTGACATTTGACACCGACCTTGCTGTCCAGAC TGTGCTGGAGCTTAAACATGCCATCCAAGCCAAATATAAGATTGCAGTTCAGCATCAAGTCCTGGTGGTCAATGGAGGGGAATGTATGGCTGCGGACAGACGAGTCTGCAGCTACAGTGCAGGCACT GAAACCAATCCCATATTCCTGTTCAACAAAGAGATGATCTTGTCTGACCGGGATCCAACAATCCCCAAAACCACCTTCTCGATTGAAAGCGAGATCCAAGTGAAGGTGGAGGAGTCACTACTGATGCCAGCTGTCTTTCACACCGTTGCCTCACGAACACAACTTGCTCTG GAAATGTTCGAAGTTGCCAAAAAACTTTGCTCTTTTTGTGAACGTTTGGTTCATGATGAACATCTCCAACATCAAGGCTGGGCAGCTATCATGGCCAATCTGGACGACTGCGCCCTGTCTTATCAGAAGTTGCTCATGAAATTCAACGTAGCATACACTAATTATCAACAGGATCTGGAGGAAATTAAAGTTAAGCTGTCCAA GTTAGGGACTTCAGTTTCTGTAATGGCCAGGATACCTCTGCTGGAATGTTTGACAAGACACAGTTACAGAGAGAGCATCGAGAAGTCCAGTTCAACCCCAGGAAAGGATTCGGatgagacagaagaagaaaaatccaCTGACTCGGTGCTCTGCGCTACACAAATACCGATGCCCTCCAAGTCATCAGCCTCTTTGTCTGCTTCGGGTACAGCCGCATGTGAGCCAGATGGGGATCAGGAGACGAATGAGATGACGGACAGCGGCGGGCTAAGAGCCGCGCTTTTAGACGAAGACGTTCCGGAGCTCGCCAGCCAGTCCGTGTTCAATGTTACGCTGTTGGACTGGATCAACGTACAAGACAGACCTAATGATGTGGAATCCGTTGTGAGGAAATGTTTTGATTCCATCAACAGG CTCGACCCACGGATCATTCAGCCTTTCCTGACGGAGTGTCGGGACACAATTGCAAAGCTGGATAATCAGAACATGAAATCCATCAAAGGGCTTGAAGACAGGTTATATGCTCTTGACCAAATGATTGCAAGCTGTAAGAAGTTGGTAAATGAGCAGAAAGAACTCGCTCAG GGGTTTTTGGCCAACCAGAAGCGAGCTGAAAACCTGAAGGACACGTCTGTTTTGCCTGATCTGTGTCTGAGTCACACCAACCAGCTGATGATCATGCTGAACAACCACAGGAAGCTGTTAGACATTAAAAAGAAGTGCACCACTGCCAAACAAGAACTAGCAAACAACCTTCAAGTCAGACTCAA ATGGTGCTGCTACGTGATGCTTCATGCAGATCAGGACGGAGAGAAGCTCCAGGCTCTCCTCAGACTTCTAACAGAGCTAATAGAAAGAGTGAGGGTGGTGGAGGCCCTCAGCACCGTGCCCCAGATGTACTGCTTGGCTGTCGTGGAAGTCGTGAGGAGAAAAATGTTTATGCGCCACTACCGAGCG TGGGCGAATGCTCTTGTGAAGGATGGGAAACAGCTGTATGAGGCAGAGAAGTTCAAACGGGAATCCTTTGGAAAGCTCTTCa gGAAGTCTTTCCTCCGGAATCGATTGTTCAAAGGTCTTGATTCATGGCCTCCCACTTCATTTTGT ACGCGAAGGcccagaaggtttgatgatGAACTTCCAGATATCTCACTTGATGACCTGCAGTACTTGAAATCATGTTGTCCTGCAGAGGTGCAGCCTTTTCTTAT GGTCCCTACTATGTGTGACTTTGAGCCTTTAAATCACCATGTGGAGTCCCTTCATCAGCTGGTCCAAGCTGCGCAGAGCGTGGATGAAATGTCTCAAACTATTACTGACCTACTAAGTGAACAAAGG GTGTCCTGTAGTCTGAGGGCCCAAAGATTAACATCATTGACCCGACAGTCTGAAAGCAAGCCTGGGACCACATCATCAGTGTCCTCTAAAACACCTCCCTCTCTTAGCCTTCAGGGACCCAGCTGCCAGCCCCTACATGTACCCATCCCAGCTCCTTTAGAGGATTTATCTCCTGACAGCATTGATGCGCAGACATTTGACTTTGAAACCATAGGCCATCCAAACATGGATCCTGTCCTGCAGCAGGGATCCCTTGACTTGGACTCTCTTGCAGAGAGCCCAGAATCTGACTTCATGTCTGCTGTCAATGAGTTTGTGATCGAAGAGAACCTGACCTCTCCCAATCCCATCAGTGACCCGACCAGCCCTGAGATGATGGTTGAGTCGCTGTACTCCTCAGTCATTAATGCTATTGACAACAAGCGGATGCAGGACACCACAACACTACAGAAAGAGAACTCAAGAATTGTTGAACTCCAAAAAGCtgttgaaaaatacaaatatgctGCAGAGGAATCCCACTCTAACTTAAGGAGTGTAAAGGATGACCTCTACTACTTAAGAGGTCTAGTAGTGAAGGAACAACATGACTTTGGGTTAGCTCTGGTTAGCATGAGCTCAGAAGTGCGTACTACTGTGGACGAGATCTGCCAGACTCATGGAACTGAGTTAAAAGAGCAGCATCAATGTGAGCTTCTAAGTGTTCGGCAAGAGCTTGAGAAGCAAGTTCATGCACTGACAGAGGAAAACCAAGTAAACCAGAGTATTGTAAGAGATGTGCAGCGTGCAATGTTGGAGCTCGAAGGGCTTATGGAGCGCAAGGAGAAAGAACTTACCCAGCTCGAGAATGAAAAGGAGCGATGGGCTGTAAAAGAGAGTGATCTCACCGATCAGATCAAAGACCTCGAGCAGATTAACAGCGATCGAACCGAGGAGGTCAACATGCTTTCAGCTTCGAAGGACTCGCTGGCCAGCCAGCTGGAAAACCTGCACTTTGAGATTGAACGCAGTCAACAGAAGATTCGACAGGAGTTGGAAGCTGCTGCTCAGTGCCATTTACAGGAGTTGGAGGATAGAATGAACCAGGAACACAAGACTGAAATGGACAGCCTGAATAAGAATAACCAGGTGGCTCTGGAAAATCTTGCTGTTGAAAATAATGCAAAGTTAACTGAGGCAACTGATCACCATGCCACTGCCATTAAAGAAAAGGAACTTCAGATCAAGGACTTGGAGGCTCGATTGACGGAGCTCGCAGAACTCCGCTGTAAACTAGAGGTAGAGGTAGCCTTCAAAGAGTCCGAGACAGAAGAGGTTAGAATTTTATTTGAGGAGGCCAAGAGTCAACAGGCAGAGGCTATAAACACCCAAATTGAGGCTGAGACCAAAGTACTTAGAGATGAGTTGGCCGATTTCAAAAGACAGCTTCAAGCAAAAAACGAGGAGTATGAAGTGGACCTGGCAGAGCTGAGGAGTCTCATGAGGATTGAGAAAGACCACTGCATTTCAGAGCTGGTGAACAGACACGAGGAGGAGGCCGCTCTGTTGCACACCAAGGTCTCTACCCTGCAGCAGCAAGCCCAGGACGCCGAGAGAAACCACGCCGAGCAGCAGCAAAACCTCAAAGAGGAATTGCTCCAGCAAGTGGCTGCTCTTAGTGGAGAGAAGGAGAAGCAACTGAGGAGTTTTCAAGaactggagctggagctgaggACTCTTCTCAACAATTTGCAGGCAGAAAATGACCTGCTTTCTAAAAAACTAGAGCATGACAAACACGCAATTCAGAAGGATGGAGACAAAGAAGCAGCTCCAGATGTTGTAGCACAAGAAGCCTTTAAAGAGTTGGAGCAGCAGAAGGAGAAGCTGGAAAAGGAACTTTTAGACAGAATTAAACAACTTGAGAAAGAGCTTCAAGAGAAGCAatctttaaaaag TGACGATGGGTTGTCGCTGCATGCCGATGGCCGTGCGGATGCTGGAGCGCCGCTGTCTCTGGACTCGGCGTTGCAAGAGCGCCTGCAGCAGGAGAGGGCCTCCCTGCAAACTCAGTTAGAGCTCCTTGAAAGGAAGAAGAATGAAGAGATGCAGAACCTCAAGACCTCACTGATCGCAGAGCAGCAG ACAAATTTCAACACTGTTCTAACCCGAGAAAAGATGAAGAAGGAGCAGGTTATCAGGGAGCTCACGGAGAAGTTCCAGGATGTGACTCAGCAGCAGGAGAAGGACAAAG CTCTAATAGAGACTCTGTCCGAGGACCGGGCAAGTTTGATGCAGGAAAAGAAACACTTGGAAGAAGAGCTTAACCGCCTGCGCAGCAGCACGACGCTGGTTTCCTCCACCTTCTTTTCCCCCAACCCCTCAGCTCCAGATGCTTCAGAAcccggagcagcagcagcagcagcagcccgtGCGCTGCCTGTTGCTGAGGCTTGTTCTTCTGGGCTCCTGTATGAGACTGACAGACTGGCCTCTGTGGCAGCCATTCAAGATGACGAGCAGGTCGATTCTGCAGTGGAAGCCAGCATGGTGGCTGTCCA tgACAATATGATGTCAGAGGAGAAACAACGGATTATCTTACTTGAGAGG ACTTTGCACAtgaaggaagaagaaaacaagcgCCTCAGTCAAAGACTG ATGTCTCAGAGCATGTCGTCTGTGTCATCACGGCATTCAGACAAAATCGCCATTAGAGA tttccaGGTTGGTGATTTGGTCCTAATCATCCTGGATGAAAGGCATGACAACTACGTGTTGTTCACAGTCGGTCCCACCCTCTACTTTCTCCACTCAGAGTCTCTCACTGCACTGGACCTTAAACCAG CATCAGGGACCTCAAGACGACCATGGGTTCTTGGGAAGGTGATGGAAAAGGAATATTGCCAGGCAAAAAAg GCCCAGAACAGATTCAAGGTTCCTTTAGGTACCAAGTTCTACAGAGTTAAAGCCGTTCCCTGGAACAGAAAAGTATAA